Proteins found in one Saccharopolyspora phatthalungensis genomic segment:
- a CDS encoding aldo/keto reductase, which translates to MEYRQLGRSGLRVSTLAMGTMTFAGNGILEIVGRTDADEAARQVRMAIDAGVNLFDTANAYSAGAAEDLLGKAIAGRRDEILLSTKVRMVVGPGPNDGGLSRHHIIGQLEASLRRLGTDHVDIYHVHQWDGQTPLEETLETLDTLVRSGKVRYLGVSNYAGWQLMKALAVSDARGYQRFVSNQIYYSLESRDAEYELVPLSLDQGLGILVWSPLAGGLLTGKYRRDADAPTGTRHVDERWDEPPVRDMNKLYDTIETLVGIADGHGASPAQIALAYLLKKPGVASVLIGARTQAQLRDNLGAAEVVLAEDEFAALDTISTPDLIYPHWHQATLAAERFGQPDRALHGRFQGKTTR; encoded by the coding sequence ATGGAGTACCGGCAACTCGGCCGTTCGGGTTTGCGGGTGTCGACACTGGCGATGGGCACCATGACCTTCGCGGGCAATGGAATTCTGGAGATCGTAGGTAGAACCGATGCGGACGAGGCCGCGCGACAGGTACGAATGGCGATCGACGCCGGCGTCAACCTCTTCGACACGGCCAACGCGTATTCGGCCGGTGCCGCCGAGGACCTTCTGGGCAAAGCGATTGCCGGTCGACGCGATGAAATCCTGCTGTCCACCAAGGTCCGCATGGTCGTCGGCCCCGGTCCCAACGACGGCGGCCTTTCCCGCCACCACATCATCGGGCAGCTGGAAGCCAGCCTACGCCGCCTCGGCACCGACCACGTCGACATCTACCACGTGCACCAGTGGGACGGGCAGACGCCGCTGGAAGAAACCCTCGAAACGCTGGACACCCTGGTCCGTTCGGGCAAAGTCCGCTACCTCGGGGTGTCGAATTACGCGGGCTGGCAACTGATGAAGGCCCTAGCCGTTTCCGACGCCCGTGGATACCAGCGTTTCGTCAGCAATCAGATCTACTACTCGCTGGAGTCCCGGGACGCCGAGTACGAACTGGTCCCGTTGTCCTTGGACCAAGGCCTGGGAATTCTCGTCTGGAGTCCGCTCGCGGGTGGACTGCTGACCGGCAAATACCGGCGCGACGCCGACGCACCCACCGGAACCCGCCATGTCGACGAACGCTGGGACGAACCACCGGTGCGCGACATGAACAAGCTCTACGACACGATAGAAACCCTCGTCGGCATCGCCGACGGTCACGGTGCGTCGCCCGCACAGATCGCCCTGGCCTACCTGCTGAAGAAACCCGGCGTCGCCTCGGTGCTGATCGGTGCCCGCACCCAAGCCCAGTTGCGGGACAACCTCGGCGCGGCAGAGGTCGTACTGGCCGAGGATGAATTCGCCGCCCTCGACACCATCAGTACCCCCGACCTGATCTACCCCCACTGGCACCAAGCCACCCTCGCCGCCGAACGCTTCGGCCAACCCGACCGCGCCCTCCACGGGCGATTTCAGGGGAAAACGACGCGCTGA
- a CDS encoding methyltransferase domain-containing protein has protein sequence MTTEWKDRAAALADTLIDQDKLFSPEWIAAVRETPRHVLVPQFYEQEPGTGEWREVTSSGDGLQRIYSNTGLFTKIGPDPLWGYTVGLSSTSTPGLMTRMLEALDVHDGHRVLGIGTGTGYNAALLCHRLGEQHVVSVDVEADLVELARGRLAELGYRPTLAAVDGAGGFPDAAPYDRTIATCAVPRVPWAWIDQVRDSGLVLVDVKRAISAGNLVLLRRNGDYAEGRFDSSWGSFMPLRTRDTQHVQPPDRDRTSTKPRTSSIGYLRPWENTVAWFLAALTMPQNVVFGFTPDPDTGQPGDVFLYAPDGSWAEIANQPEDGHFLVWEGGPHRLWSHVEQARTLYKQAGQPGWGRLGLSATPQRQWIWIDDPRGTLTWEI, from the coding sequence GTGACCACAGAGTGGAAAGACCGAGCCGCAGCCCTGGCGGACACACTGATTGACCAGGACAAGCTGTTCTCGCCGGAGTGGATCGCCGCCGTGCGGGAAACACCCCGGCACGTGCTCGTCCCCCAATTCTACGAACAAGAGCCAGGCACCGGTGAGTGGCGCGAAGTCACCAGCTCCGGCGACGGGCTACAGCGCATCTATTCGAACACCGGGCTATTCACCAAAATCGGTCCTGATCCCTTGTGGGGTTACACGGTCGGGCTGTCCTCGACCAGCACCCCGGGGTTGATGACCCGGATGCTGGAGGCACTGGATGTCCACGATGGACACCGTGTGTTGGGGATCGGCACTGGGACCGGTTACAACGCGGCGCTGTTGTGCCATCGGCTCGGTGAGCAGCATGTTGTCAGCGTGGATGTCGAAGCCGATCTGGTCGAGTTGGCTCGCGGCCGGCTTGCCGAACTCGGCTACCGGCCCACGCTGGCGGCCGTCGACGGTGCAGGCGGCTTCCCCGACGCGGCGCCATATGACCGGACGATCGCCACCTGCGCCGTGCCCAGAGTGCCCTGGGCCTGGATCGACCAGGTTCGCGACAGCGGCCTGGTGCTCGTCGACGTCAAGCGGGCCATCAGCGCGGGAAACCTTGTCCTACTCCGTCGCAACGGCGACTACGCCGAGGGGCGGTTCGACTCCAGCTGGGGCAGCTTCATGCCCCTGCGCACCAGGGACACCCAGCACGTCCAGCCGCCCGACCGCGACCGGACCAGCACGAAGCCCCGGACCAGTAGCATCGGTTACCTCCGCCCGTGGGAGAACACCGTCGCCTGGTTCCTCGCAGCGCTGACCATGCCCCAGAACGTCGTATTCGGGTTCACGCCTGATCCCGACACCGGCCAGCCCGGCGACGTCTTCCTCTACGCCCCAGACGGCTCCTGGGCCGAGATCGCCAACCAACCCGAGGACGGCCACTTCCTCGTCTGGGAAGGCGGACCGCACCGCTTGTGGAGCCACGTCGAACAGGCACGCACCCTCTACAAGCAAGCCGGGCAACCCGGCTGGGGCAGGCTCGGGCTGTCCGCGACCCCGCAGCGGCAATGGATTTGGATTGATGACCCCCGGGGGACGCTGACCTGGGAAATCTAG
- a CDS encoding helix-turn-helix domain-containing protein produces the protein MNDSLCGPCARAAGFRKPIPENFYAAADLRAALANYDFGAVFAAVRRQTGLSQLQLADLLGLSQSRVSAVERGKRRLTHVRIVTRLATVLRIPASLLGFPTNQTDMTDNVNAKEVSWLERRDFLSLVTAATVGSSLNPELARLGTLLPGQVEPVTRPRIGAADVDAVEAVTEGFSRSAFAYGGGLCRAAAVTQLHQVRQLEDALASPETRTRLLVAIADLARIAAWNAYDVDDHDVARRFWTYALDTARRADDHPRATDLAVHVLLDMAHQALHLERADEALRLVQLASATAANRKHPVSTITQGHTFSVLGWCRAALGEPEPTRRAIGQAQETYAAADPATTSPWTKFVTNAEINGQQGYSLYLLSLSRPEFAPQAIEKLTSATTTYGAEYERTRAVTLPPLASAQFQAGDIDAAVTTGYDAVKTITGLSSTRGYARLRVLDTVAAPHSGKSEVADLREHIRTAVTTAASSR, from the coding sequence GTGAATGACTCGTTGTGCGGACCCTGCGCCCGCGCCGCCGGGTTCCGCAAGCCGATCCCGGAGAATTTTTACGCGGCAGCGGACCTACGCGCCGCGTTGGCAAACTACGACTTCGGTGCGGTTTTCGCCGCCGTGCGGCGGCAGACAGGCCTGTCGCAACTCCAGCTCGCCGATCTGCTCGGCTTGTCCCAATCCCGGGTCTCCGCTGTCGAGCGGGGCAAGCGGCGGTTGACCCACGTCAGGATCGTCACCCGGCTGGCCACGGTCCTGCGTATCCCGGCCTCCTTGCTCGGATTTCCCACCAACCAAACCGACATGACTGATAACGTGAATGCCAAGGAGGTGAGTTGGTTGGAACGCAGGGACTTTCTCTCCCTGGTCACGGCCGCCACGGTGGGATCCAGCCTCAATCCCGAACTCGCCCGGCTAGGCACGTTGCTGCCCGGCCAAGTCGAGCCGGTAACCCGGCCCCGGATCGGCGCGGCGGATGTCGACGCCGTCGAGGCGGTCACCGAAGGGTTCAGCCGCTCAGCCTTTGCCTACGGCGGTGGGCTATGCCGCGCCGCAGCCGTCACACAACTGCACCAGGTGCGCCAGTTGGAGGACGCCCTCGCCTCGCCGGAGACCCGCACCCGACTGCTGGTGGCCATCGCCGACCTGGCGCGCATTGCCGCGTGGAATGCCTATGATGTCGACGATCATGACGTTGCCCGCCGATTCTGGACCTACGCCCTGGACACTGCCCGCCGCGCCGACGATCATCCCCGCGCCACCGACCTGGCAGTCCACGTGCTCTTGGATATGGCACACCAAGCACTGCACCTCGAACGCGCAGATGAAGCACTGCGCCTGGTGCAGCTCGCCTCGGCGACCGCCGCCAACCGCAAACACCCGGTCAGCACGATCACACAGGGCCACACTTTCTCCGTCCTTGGCTGGTGCCGCGCCGCGCTCGGCGAGCCCGAGCCCACCCGCCGCGCCATCGGACAAGCCCAAGAGACCTACGCCGCCGCCGATCCGGCCACCACATCGCCGTGGACAAAGTTCGTCACCAACGCCGAGATCAACGGCCAACAGGGCTACTCCCTGTACCTGCTATCGCTGTCCCGCCCGGAGTTCGCGCCCCAAGCCATCGAAAAACTGACCAGCGCAACCACCACGTACGGCGCGGAATACGAACGCACCCGCGCCGTGACCCTGCCTCCGCTGGCCTCGGCGCAGTTCCAGGCCGGTGACATCGACGCCGCGGTGACTACCGGGTACGACGCGGTGAAGACGATCACCGGACTGTCCTCCACCCGCGGCTACGCCCGGCTGCGCGTCCTGGACACCGTCGCCGCACCGCACAGCGGCAAATCCGAGGTCGCCGACCTCCGCGAGCACATCCGCACTGCGGTCACCACAGCCGCTAGCAGCCGGTAA